In Oryza sativa Japonica Group chromosome 1, ASM3414082v1, the genomic stretch GTTCGAGAAATATGGACCAGACAAGAAAAAGGTGAAAGTCTGCATCCTAGCTATAACTTGTCAGCATCTACTTATAATTGTATCTAAGTGGTTTTCTGTTGCCTTTTCTTTTACAGGTAAGTGTTTACCCATACGAGAAACAACCTGAGAACCCAAACAGTTACAGAGCAAGAAAGAGAGAGTACTTCCGCATGCAGCGTGAACGCAAAAAGGCAAGAGCAGAGGGAATTGTTGAGGTGCAATTGGTGTTGGCAGCTGCAGATGAAAGTCCTGAGGTCAATGCAGACTGCTGATAAGTTCTCTGCCCCGTTTTTCTCCATTTTCGCAATCCATGTTTGATAACAATGTTTGGAATGTAAATCATCAACTATGAGATGAATACAAGGCCCATCTTCAACTCCTTGTTTAGCCATGTTCGGCTTGCTGTATCTTTTCTGGCAGCTAGGCTTTAGGAACTAGGGCGGGTCTATTCCAACTGAATCATCAACAGTGAGATGAATACAAGGCCCATGTTCAACTCATTGGTTAGTCCTGTTCGACTTGTTGTATGCATGTACCTTTCCTGGCAGCTAGGCTTTAGGGACTAGGATGGGTCTATTCCAGTATTCCGGTACCACAAGTTCCACGTAATTGTGTTATGGGTGTTGTGGTGGGCTGATCTGATGCTTGAAAGTAGTGGTATTCATGTGGAATTGCAATTTGCAATGGATCAACATCATCACTGGGGGTATGATATATGGTTCAGGCCGTATTTGAAACTACTTTACAAGAGGTTCTTGCAAAAGTAGTTTCTTTTGGCATGTAGGGCTGTAGTGGGGTTTCAGCCTCTTAATTGATTTGGTTGCCGCAAGACTGCAATGAGACATCTGCATTTCCTTGATTCCTTCTTGAGGGACCTACTATCTCTACTCTCTACAACGTAAAGTATGTGAGTTGGTGATTGGGATGGTAAGTTCTACGCCTGCATCCTTCCTCCAATTTTCGCTCACAACTTTGACATACATCTCAAAGGAACATCTTTTACCAGGAAAAATAGGATGCATTTAGGTTCACTATTATGAAAATCAATTTCATCGCTGTCATGGGCAGTTGGGCACTGCTAGTATTGTAGAAACAGCACAATATGTTGAAGATCAATCGGATTGTCAGCACTTGAAGACGATAGATAACCACttcatcaaagaaaaaaaaatagtaccgTGATATTCTGCGGTTATCACTcaagaacaaaagaaaagatGGTGGTAATTAGTTCCACTCAAACGAGGGGAACAACCAACATATGCCATATCCTTAGATTATTAGAGAAAGTTTagactttttctttctttaaggAAGCTTGTGGATTAGGTATTGATCGTCATCTGTTCATCAAATAATTATAAAGGAGTGTTACTGTGGTTTTTGGCCCCTCTTCTCTTTCATAGTCTAGTCTATCTGCTGTGTTGCTTTCGCTGGAACAAAGCAGAGAGGGGCATGAGCCTCAGGTGGGATTTTTGTCCAATAAAGGTGGCCTGCCATAGGGTAGGTGGGACATGTTCTTGGCCCCTCACTTCTAAGGTGTCAAGTCTTCATCAAGAAACAcaatacaaagaaaaaaaaggaaaaagaaatggAATCAAGAAGCATAATCCTTGTTTCCTCTCTGTCCATACCTCATCCTATAACACGGGAGCTAGCAGCACTAGTGAGTGATAGTGCCAAGGCAAACATTATTGAGAGCCCACCTTGTTTTTCCACAAGCTTTGTGCAAGTGGAATAATGGAGAAGGGCACAAAGTATGCTAATTACTATAACTTTTTCTCTTTCAATGTTCCCATAGCAGAATCTTTTCTCCTTGCACGTGGAATCTTGGAAAAATCAGCATTAGCATTTATACTACTGTAAAAGCAAAATCATGTGCAGTGGTTTATTTTTGACATTGGAAAATTTATCATACCGACAATAGTTTATTGGTAATACTTGGGGCTGCTTGAGGCACTGCTTTCTACCTTCTGAAGGGGTTTATTTCTCCAATTATATGTCCCAATGATGATAGTGCAACTTGCAGGATAAAATACTGCACTGTTAACCTCCTTATGTAAAGTAAAGCAACATTATGGTTTCAGGACATACATTAGTTCTATAACTTTACAGGAATGATAGATTTATGGTTAAGCATGTGCATTTTTCACAATCTCTGAAATAGTTGTATCACAGATTCACTGAGTGCTGTTTCTGATCTATATTCCCTTGCAGCATTTCTAGGAACCTTCCCATTGTTGTTTTCATGATGCATCTGAATTTTTGCAGGAATTCACAGCCATCAGTTCCCCTTTGCTTTATTTATGTTAACCGCCTTAGTTTGGTAGAATATTACTAAGATCTCATGAAATATCTACTTTTTAAATATGGTTGTGAAAGAAACATGCTCTCATGAAATGGACCACCTTTTCATGCTGTAGAAGTCGCTGTGTATTAGCCTTTTTAGATGCAACTTTTAAAGAGTTTATTTCAGCCATATGTTAGAAGCTTGTAAAAGATTACAAGGATATTCTAACAAGAGAATCTCTTCTGATGGAATTCCTTTGCGTTGGAAAAAAGAGCTTCATTCATTCAAATAGAATGGGCAAAGCTAATACCCTGAAAAGTATTTCCATCCTTCACCCAAAAAATGAGCAGTAAGAATTGTGTTCCAGACCAGGAGAGGACCAATGGAACCATCCAACTTTCACCGATGCAGCCATGCTTATCTCGAATTCTTCCTTTGCATGCAGACTCCACAGACCACACTACATAATAGTAAAGGTTTTGTCCACCAACTGCTAATGAAACCCTTTTTATCAAGAATTGTCCTCCTTTTTCTGCTCAATTATTTGCCTAAAGCATATTCCGCCGTTGTGGTAGCCATAATTCATAACCCTTCTTGTCTTGCAATGCATGTCACATTGTCATGACAGGTAGATTGCTGGAACAACCAAACACCTTTGTATTGCCTTGTTCAAGATGGACAGATTTTAACGTTGCACTCGATTGCCAGGCACTTCAGTAGCCTTGCTAAAGAGAGATACTGGGTCCTTGTGAGGGGATAATGGACACTACTGCACTAGTGTTTGTTGGATTGGACTGGTTCCAGTTTAACCTCTTGTTTCCTTAGTCCTTAAGTTTCAAGGATATAGGCTTGTTCAATGCACAGCGAAGTAGCGGACGGTGAGGATATATCCTGCAGATGCAATTGGATAGATTTGATGTAGCATTGGTTATTCGCTTAGGCCAGATTTTGGTGTGATATGAGGTTATTTTCTTGTGTTGAATGTTGGAGCAGTTTGCTGGTGCATATATTCATAGTCCAAAGAATTTCTTTGTTCAAAATTCGGAGAATATATGGTCCTCACCTCTCCATTGTCTTTTTGAGATGATATAGCAGCCTGAGATATCTAGTCCAACTTTATTTTGTATACTGCACTAGTTTATTAGAGGAGAAAATTGGAACATTGCAACTGAAAGCCTACAATTCTGATGCTCCTAATGCTGACATTCTATGAGAAAAACTTTAGTGTGGTATTATGTTTTAATCTTGCATCTCAACTATCTGATCTTAGGTTCTCTGTTACTACTTAATTCAAAGGCACCACCCTTTTATTGGACCCTTTACAACTTTGTTCCAGCTGCTGCTTATCTTATGTTGTAATTTCCCAAGGTAATCACCAACCTGCTGGATTGAAGTTCCAGATTGAGAATTGAGATAGCATCAAAATAAGGAGAGAGTAATCATTTTGTACTGTTGAACTGAGCAGATCATGGCTACTTCAGCTTCTGACACAGGGTCAAAAGACCTAATCAACAAAATCCAAACCAACTTCAGGTGCACTTTCACCAACTGTGCCACTAGAACTAATGCACATCACATGATCTGCAACTGTCAACAGTCTTACCGGAATTGGATTCTGAAGGTGGATACTCCACCTGTCCACCATAAGTCCTTATTTGTCAGAGGTTACAATTGCATGATGTGTCTATACTCTATACTGCAAAGATGAATACTAACAAGTTTTTCTTGGgcttaaaagaagaaaaactagGAACAGCCTCACTAGTTTGCTAGGTCATTTCCAGGGTTTACGTTTTCGATAGAAACCGATCGAGAACTGCGAAATTTCGAGGTTTTGACGCTGGTCAAAAGTAGATCTGGGTGAAATTTTGAATGGCTTTcgagaattcaaatttgaaaagtaAAATTTGGCTGAAATCTGATCGAAATTTTGCCCAAAAATGTCATGACATTCAGGGTCGGAATCCTAACACTCAATCGGATAGGTGAACACTGGTCATTTCCCAGTGATATATGCTTTGGCATGGTTTGTAGGTGTGAATCTCTCTTAATTTCTCCAGACCAGCTACAAGCCTTCAACCACATGACtagaggtgtttttttttttttgaaaccttcAACTTTCTAGCGAAAAACCATTacggaaaagaaaaatcccGCGGATGCGATAAATAAGTTGTGACTACCGACCAAACACAGGATACTGTGTGTCTGTGCCACACTCCAATGGAATCGATGGTCTTTTGGGGGGCAATTCAAATTCCAAAATGAATTGCAACCATCAAGTCAAGGATCATGATCGTGATCAAGAGCAGAGGTGCCATGCCAAAGCAGGAGAGAGTGAAAGAAGATGTGGAGAAAAGAAAGTGTGTGAAAAAAGATGGCAGCCACCATGTCTTTTCTGACAAAGAGGGTGCCCCCACCCACACAacacaaacacaaacacaaaaCACAAGAGTTTATTATAAAATCCCAAAATGCAAAAGGCAGCAGCATGTGTGTTGCCAATGCTTTGCATCTCTGCCACCAATGGGAGATCTGTGTCTGCCTACTGTTCACCCTTAGCCACATATAAAAACCCTCTCACCATTCCTCTTCATATCTCAGTCTCATTGtgccttctttcttcttcttcttcttgagctGAGCCTCCTCCTAAGGCCTCTCTTGTATATACACATTTTGTATAGATTTTTAGAGTTATATCACAGTCTCATCAGCTCTTGCAACTTCCCATTGCAAGagtttgattgattgattggttgATCAGCTGGTGTTCCAAATGGATCCAATCAGCATAGAGAAGATCAGGGCCATGAGCAAGTGCAGCAACTGCAAGAGGCAGCATCCGATGATCCTCCCTGCCCTGGCAATCTCCATGGTTGCCACCTTTGTTCTTCTCCTGCTGGTGACCAGCCCTGTCTGGGTCCCAAGGCTGTGCTCACTcatggccttcttcttcctcaccaCCCTCCCTGACCTTGCCATGGCCTTCCTCCTCAGCCCCAAGTGCCTCTTCGTCGTCGGCAACCTCATCGTCGCCTTCCTCGTCGGCGAGTCTAGGCTCGCCCCGAGGGGGgagccggcgtcgtcgtcggtgaaTGAGATACATGACGAACATGTTAAGAGGAACGCCGCGATAAGCGCAAAGGCGGTGACCGCGGTTGTGGCCATTGATCAGAATGCTCATGTTGGAGAATtgggggaagaagaggaagaagaagaggaggaagaggaagaagaagagggggaggaagaagagctgCACCAGAGAGTAGAGGACTTCATTGCAAGGGTCAAGAAGCAGAGGAGAATGGAGGACAAGAGCATGTTTGACACTGATCGATGACCTGATGAGTTTTACCTTGGATTTGGAAGATTCAAAGAAGGGATTATTGCATCCAAATTAAGGATTCTTGTGATGCTTTAGTTTTTCATCTATCATCTTAGGGCCAGagttaagaagaagaagagttcACTTCACTGGCTCACTGCACTGTAGGAGATTATGCATGCACCCTTTTGATTAGAGTGTGTCTGATGATCTGATCCGGTTTAGCCATGCACAAGAATTAGgcagagaaaaaaagagagacaagGAATGTGTGTGTGATCTTTTGAAAaagcagaaaaagaaaagtgaTGCATGTGTCTTTCTCTTATCGATCTTTGCTTTGAGCCTAATTGCATATGTAATGTCGCAATTATTACATCACTTATCCTGAGGAACAATGAGGCCAAGTACACTCAACCTGATCACCTCTCAGTTGTCGGGATAACAAAGTTGCTCAACACAAACAGTGCAAGGCAAAAGCTTAgcatttttgtgatttttctgaAACGTTTTCTTAAGCAGCTGGCACATAAATATGTGCCCGGTCAACTcagttttcttttcctttttggaaGGCAGCTAGCAAAATTTGATAGTAATTCGATTTCCAAATTCCTGCAACTTATATTAATTgcaaatagtttttttaaaaaaaacatcagaTTTTGGATCGTTCCTAATGCAAAATATTGAGATCTGCAATTTGTTTCAAGGAAccttagatttaataaaacctCTCGTATCTATGCAGTATGCTTCCGTTTCAGGCTATAatatattttgactttggtcaaaataaaactattttaagtttgactaagtttatagaataaaatagtaatatttttgactcaagataaatttattataaaatatatttaattattaatttaataaaactaatttggtaatgtaaatatcactatatttgtctataaaattagtcaaactaaaaacagtttgactttgtcTAAAGTgaaaacatcttataatctgaaacggatggtgtatcatatataaaaatacaCGCAAAATACGCATATGTCAGAACACGAGAGCACGTACAAGTACACgtataaaaaagagaaaaaaacatacaGCTACAAAAACAAAGAGGACACATGAAGATGGCCCATATGCTTTTGATCCAGataaaagtttaaaaagatCCATGACACAGTGACACGCAATGCTGAATGTTCAGGCACAATAATATATGTCCTCTGCCTGCATCTGTGCATAATTGCATATGCAATGTCTCACCCTGTTTAAGCAAAAAAAGGGATTTGATAACATTAACCGTTTGGATTATCACGGGGTGATCGGAGCCACATGTTTCTGGCCGTCCCTTTTTTGGATGCTGATTCAGATCAGCGTCAGTGGCGATGAGATCacgtattattatttttttttctccttttccttttatcttaaACACGCAGCTGCACGATATGACATAGAAAAGGGACCAATCCATGCTACCAAAATAAATAccacctccatattttaatgtatgacgccgttaactttttatccaacgtttgactattcgtcttattcaaaaaaatttatataattatcatttattttattgtaatttgattcataatcaaatgttctttaagcatgacataaatatttttatatttgcacaaaaattttgaataaaacgaatagtcaaatgttagttgaaaagtcaacagcgtcatacattagagggagtactatattagAGAGGGGCAAAAGGCAAATTATGCTGGAAAAAAAGGTTGATGCATGAATATGCATGCAACCTATGCATCGTGTCCACGATCACGATGAGATGATGATCAGGTTTAGTGGCGCAGAATAATTACAAGTGGACTTCTTTGGAACGTGGAAAGCAGATGATcctagtaaaaaaaaagcattaatAAATATCTTCCTGACGCCTTGACACTGCAGCGCAGCAAATGAGATTAAGACGCGCATATTAATAATTACATGAAGTTCCTAATCAGGTTAATGCTGATAATGCGTTGAGTGTTATTTTGTGCGGATGGAATGATGATTAGACGAATGATTTATGATAATTATTTAAGATACAGACggattaattaactattattATAAAGTTAAACAATGGATTTTAAAACAGTATTATAAGAAATTCATATATTGGAAGTTTTTGTAAAAATCACACCATCTAAGAGTTCAGAAACATGACGGCCTTCCACTCCCCTAAAACGAACAGGTactgtaatacaaaatgcatatAGTTGTAAACATGGCATTATCTCGCACAAAATTAACACAGTAAAATTTCCGATAAGAGATATCCACTGCAAAACCCTTTCATCACTTTCTGTTGCACAAGCGCCAAAAGGTACATGAATCGATTGTTTGCATTCCACTCGTTCAACAAAATTGGACTTGATAACATGGACAAAACGAAAAGCTTACATCACAACTAGAAATCTATCCTCATGTGCGTAGCAATGTATAGCCAGAAACCGCTTGAGCCAGCAATGTTGACTGCTATTATGTTTCCAGCATCACTTGTATCGGTCCTCGGAAAGCTTGTCGAATTTCCTACGGATCTATTTCCCGAATTTATTAGCTACAGCCGGTTCCGTTAGTGTGTTCCAGACCTGTCAAAGATGCAGAAAATAATGTCAATGAAGGCAATCAAACATGGCAACGAATCTTCAATAGCCTCTAGGCATGGCCATGATTGCTTACTTTTAATTTGCCTTTTGATCCTCCGCTGGCCAACAAGAAGGGACTGTCATTCGAAAATGATACCGAGAAAATAGCTCCCTGGAACAACATTGAAGCATATAAGAAACATAGAATTATAACTTGAAAGTGATTCCTTCCAAAGATAAAAGACTGGTTTCATTTCAGTTCATACGAGTTTTGGATTCAGAGAGGCGATGCACGATGGTTGGTTGTTTGATAAATCCCATAGCTTCACCtgtgtttaaaaaaaaggtgttATTAATCAGCAGAATTGGTATCTAAGGTTTATCAAACTCAGGTAAGTTCGCACCATTTTGTCAGTCGAGCCTGTCGCAAGAAACTGCAAGAGAAAAAGCTAGTCTCAGTAACTCTCTATTAATCTATCTTTTGGTACATGCAGAATGCATACGTAGATTCTCAAAGAACATATCATACATTTGGGGTAGATGGACTGAAGGAGATGGAAGATACAGCCTTCTCGTGTGCGTGCAGAGTAAACGTGGGACGACcagaatttgaatttgatgagGCTGTCCGCTTATCAAATGCTTGAACCA encodes the following:
- the LOC4327259 gene encoding uncharacterized LOC4327259, with the protein product MDPISIEKIRAMSKCSNCKRQHPMILPALAISMVATFVLLLLVTSPVWVPRLCSLMAFFFLTTLPDLAMAFLLSPKCLFVVGNLIVAFLVGESRLAPRGEPASSSVNEIHDEHVKRNAAISAKAVTAVVAIDQNAHVGELGEEEEEEEEEEEEEEGEEEELHQRVEDFIARVKKQRRMEDKSMFDTDR